The DNA segment GTGACGTCAAGGTGAACGCAGTCGACAGTTCCGGCCGGTTTTCCGCTGCCTTTGGCGCGTCGAGCGGCGGCGCAGCGGCCAACCCGCGCCGCCGCGCCGCCCGGCGACGTCGGCCACTTCACTCCCGCGTGGCCGCGATCGCGGCCGCGGCCCTGCTCGCGCTCGGCGCCGCGGCCGCCGGCGCGGGCTGCGGCGCGCAGGACGGCGGAGCGCCGGTGAGCCCGGCGCTGGCCGGGTCGCCCGCGGCCCAGGCCGAGCTGCGCCCCCTCCTCTCGCGCTTCGCGAACGGCGCGCGCGCGGAGCGCATCGCGCTCGAGCCGGAGCTCCTCGCCTTCCGGGGGCGCCACGCCTCCGACGACCTCGCGCGCGTCGCGACCGTCCACCTCGCGTGGATCGCCCTGGAGCGAGGGGACCTCCGCCGCGCCGAGGCGCTCGCGGCCGAGGTCGAGGCGGCGGGGCGGAGCGCGATCGGCGATCTCGCGCGCGTGATCCGCGGCGCGGCGCTCCGGCGGGCCGGCAAGCCGAGGCCCGCCTTCGGGGTGCTGCGCCCGCTGGTGAGCAAGATGATCGACCCGTACGTGCGCGAGCTCCTCAACGAGGAGGTCACCACGGCCGCGATGGAGGCGAACGCGTGGACGCAGGCGATCGAGCTGATGAGCGTCTGGCTGCGCGAGGCCGACGACGACCGGCGCGCCGCCGTCCGGGCGCAGATCGGGGCGCAGCTGCGCGAGGTGCCGATCGATCACCTCGTCCGGGCGCTCCGCGCCGGGCAGGCGACCGGAGAGGTCGTGAGCCCGGAGCTCGACCTGCGCTCGCTGGTCGCCGAGCGCCTCGCGATCGTCGCCCGCGAGCGCCGCGACGTGGCGCTCGCGAAGGAGCTGATCGATCGGGCCGACGCGGCGCTCGGCACCCAGCGCGACGCGATCTTCGAGCTCGCGGCCGGCGCGGATGCCGCGCGCGTCGAGCCGCCCACGGTCGGCCTGCTGCTGTCGACGCGCACGCCCGCATCGCGCCGCCGCGGAGTCGAGATCGCCGCCGGCGTGGCGCACGGGCTCGGGCTGCTCCGGCCGGGCTCGGACGCGCGGCTCGTGAGCCGCGACGACGGCGGCGAGGGCAGCGTGGACGAGGCGCTGAACAGCCTCACCGCCGAGGGCGCCGCGGTGCTCATCGCCGGCTCCGATCGGGAGCAGGCGACCGAGGCGGCGAAGTTCGCGCGGACGCACGCGATCCCGGTGCTGCTCGTCCACCCGCCGGAGCCGGCGGCGCTGGACGGCGCGTTCGTCTTCGTCGTGGGCGAGGAGCCCGCGAGGAGCATCGAGGTGCTCGCCGCCGCGCTCGCGGAGCGGGGCGCGAAGCCGGTGGCGCTCGTGGGCGGCGATGCCGATGTCCGGAAGGACGCGGCCCCCGCGCCGCCGGGCGCTGCCGGGGCCGCGCCGGCGGGCGCCGCCGGGGCCGCGCCGGCGGGCGCTGCCGGGGCCGCGCCGGCGGGCGCTGCCGGGGCCGCGCCGCTGGCCGAGCACGGCATCGCGCTCGCGCTCCCCTGCGACGGGACCTTCGACGCGCGCGCCCTCCGGCCGCCGGCCATCCGCGGGATGGTCCTCGCCGGCGACGCGCGCTGCGCGGAGCAAGCGCTCCGCGCGGCTCCCCGCTCGGTGACGATCGCGCTCGCCTTCGAGACGGCCATCGCGCCGCCGCCGGGATCGCTCGTCGCGACGGCGGGGCTCTTTCCGCTCCTCGCGGCGCCCTCGGGCGCGCAGCCTCCGCCGGGCGCGGGCGATCCCAGGGCGACGCCTTCCTCGGGCGCGGCGGCCGCGCTCGCGGCGTGGCTCGCCACCCATCCGTCGCCGCCGAGCTTCTGGGCGGCGCTCGGGCGCGACGCCGGCGTGCTCGCCTGGGCCGGCGTGCAGCGGCTGCCGAAGACGGGCACCGAGGACCCGGCGGAGGTGAAGGCGCGGCGCCTCGCTGCCGTGAGCGCCATGAGCACCGCGACGGCGGAGCTCTGGACGACGTCGGCGGACGGCTTCGGCGGACGGCGCGTGCTGCCGCGGGTGATCGGCCACCGCGAGAGCGGGAAAGGGCGATGAGCGGGGCGAAAGCGCGGTGAACGAGGCGACTCACCCGGCCCGTGCCCGGTCATCGCAGGGGACGACGCGCGAGGCACAGCGTGGAGACCGTGCCGGCGCGTCGCCACGGGGCTGCTCCGGCCTGCCGGCGGGCGTAGCATGGCGCCGCATGATCCGCCGAGCCCTCTCCTGTGCCACCGCCGCCGCGCTCCTGGCGATCGCCCCCGCCGCGCTCGCCGATCGGGTGGCGTTGCTCCCCACGCGCGGGGGCACCGACGAGGCCGCCCGGAGCGCCGCCCAGGCCGAGGTCGCGCGCGGGCTCGCCGCCCTCGGCCACACCACGGCGCCGGACGGCGCGGTCGCGGCCGCGCTCAAGGACGTCGCCGATGGCGTCGCCGACAGCGCGGACGAGTACCGCGCCGTGAGCGCGCGGACGGGCGCGGACTGGGTCCTGACCGGCACCGTCGATCCTGCGGTCACGACCACCCGGATCGAGCTCACCGCGTACCTCGCCTCGACGGGCCGGGTCGAGTCGGTCGCCAGGGAGGTCGACCGGGGTAAAGAGGCCCGGCAGACGCAGGAGATGCTGGCGGTCCTGCTCCGCCCGGAGGGCATCGGCGTCGGCGAGCTCCCCTGGGAGCGCGCCGCGCGCTCCGCTCCGGCGAGCGCGCCCCCGCCTCCGGCCGCGGGAGGGACGATCGTGCTGCCCCCGGTGCCCGCGCCGCCGCCCGCGCCGCCCGCGAAGGAGGTGCTGATGGCGTATCCGCTCGGGCCGGAGCGCGTGTGGCCCGCGTACACGGGCGGGCGCCGGGTCGCCGTGTCCGGGTCGCTCGGGCTGGCCGTCGCGGCGGCGCGCCTCCCGGGCGCGAGCGGCAGCGCGGCCTCGCTGGTCGGGGAGGCGCGCGTGGCCTACGCGCCCGGCGACCGCGGGCTCGAGCTGTTCGCCGGCGGCGGCGGCAACCTGGCCGGCCCGTTCGCCGCCTGGATCGAGGGCGGCGCGCGCCTGCTGCTGACGCCCAGCCTGACGCCGCACGAGGGCGCGTGGCGCGCGTTCCCGCTCCACCTCGGCCCGTCGCTCCGCGCGGGCGCGTTCTTCAGGTCCGGCGCCGGCGCCGTGGGCCCCGATCTCACGACGTACCACGGCGACCTCGAGGTCCACCCGGTGCTCGGGGCGTCGCTCGACGTCGCGCTCGCGCTGAGCCCCTCGGTGCAGCTCGAGGCCCAGCTCGGCAACCTCCGGTGGGTTCCCACGGGGGGCGGCTCCCTGTTGCTCGTCGGCGCGACGCTCGGCGCCGGGGCCCGGTTCTGACGCATGCGCATCGAGCTGCCGAGCCGCCGCAGCACCATCCGCCTGGCGCGAGCGCTCGCCGGGCGCCTCGCGGGCGGCGATCTGGTCGTCCTCGCCGGCGATCTCGGCGCCGGGAAGACGTTCTTCGCCCGCGCCCTCTGCCGGGCGCTCGGCGTCCCGCCGGCGCTCCCGATCACCAGCCCGACGTTCACGCTGGTCCACGAGCACGAGGGCCGGGTCCCCATCGCGCACGCCGACGCCTACCGCCTCGGGGGCGCGTCCTCCGCGGAGGACGCGCGCGACGACGCCGCCGCGGAGCTCGCCCAGCTCGGGCTGCGCGAGCGCCGCGCCGAGGGCGCGCTCGTCGTGGTGGAGTGGGGCGAGCCGTTCGTGGAGGCGCTCGGGGGCGACGCGCTCCTGATCCGCCTCGCCGCGCCGGAGGATCCGGCCGCGCCCGGCCGTGCCGCCGAGATCAGGGCGACCGGCGCGCGGAGCGGCGAGGTGCTCGCCGCGGTGGATGACGAGCTGCGGCGCGGCTCCGTTGGATCGCGGGGAGCCGGGCCGGGCGCTGCGTGAAGCGCGTCGAGCGGCCGGAGCCTGGCGAGGGCGGGCGGGGGACCGCTGCACCTTCGGGCGGGCTCGACCGGCGCCTCGATCCACGCGCTGGCGCGAAGCGCACGTCGCAGCGCGTACGAGCGGGCGCGCAGGGCCATCGCGAGCCCGATCCCGTGCGCGGCGGCGTTGCGTGGTACAAGAGCGCACCGTGAAAGAAGGCGCTGAGACCAGCCACGGCCAGCTGCTCAACAGGGCGCTGGAGCCGGTCCTCGCGTTCCTCGACAACATCGGCAACATCGTCACGCTCACCTTCCAGACGATCGTCTGGCTCGTGCGCCCGCCGTTCCGCCCCGCCCAGTTCCTCGCGGCGATGGACTTCATGGGCGCGCAGTCGGTCTTCATCGTCGGCCTGACCGGCGTCTTCAGCGGCATGGTCGTGACGCTGCAGACGTCCTACGCGCTGCGCGCGTTCAGCGCCGAGGGCCGCGTCGGCGGCCTCGTCGCGGTCTCGCTGGCCCGCGAGCTCGCGCCGGTCTTCTCCGCGATCATGGTCACCGCCCGCGCCGGCAGCGCCATGGCCGCGGAGCTCGGCAACATGCGCGTCACCGAGCAGATCGACGCCATCGCGACGATGGGCGTGAGCCCCGTGCAGTACCTGCTCTCGCCGCGGCTCTTCGCCGCGACGGTGATGCTGCCGCTGCTCTGCATCCTGTACACGAGCGTCGGCATGTGCGGCTCGTACCTCGTGGCCGTGCTCTGGCTCGGCGGCGACGCGGGCGCGTTCTTCCAGAGCATCCGCGACTTCGCCCTCCCCAAGGACATCTCCATGGGGCTCATCAAGGCGTGCGTCTTCGGCTTCATCGTCTCGTCGATCTCGTGCCGCCACGGCTTCTACGCCTCCGGCGGCGCGCGCGGCGTCGGCGTCGCGACCACGCGCGCGGTCGTCGAGAGCTGCGTCACCGTGCTCGTCACGAACTACATCCTGACGCAGCTCTTGCTCGACATGTGAGCCGCAGCGGCGGACCTTCTCTACATCACGTCGACTGAACCGCTGATACGCGAATTCAGCCCTCCACTGGCACCCACACGTCCTCGGCCGGCACCTCGATCGGGCGCGTCGGCCACGGCCCTTCGCTCGGCGCGTCGAGCGGGTGAATCGACCACACCTGCATCTCGAACGCACGCATTCGCGCGCGCCGCGCAGGCCCGTGCAGGGGGAGCGTCACCTCCTCTGCGCCGGCCGCCATCGCCGCGGCCGCGTCGAGCCCGGCGCGCGCGATCTCGTCCTCCACCATCTCTCCGCAGTCCCACCGCGCCGAGCATCGTCGCCCGAAGAGCAGCCCAGGCTCGCTCACCGCCCCTCCGGTCAGCGCGCGGAGCGCCCGATCGGCCCAGAGCGTCCGGCAGAGATCGAAGAAGCGGGCGCGACCCATCCAGCCGGGCGGCTCCCCCGCGGCCTCCACGGCGCGACACTCCGTATCATGGCGGGATACCCATGCTTGGAATGGCGCGGACCCACCGATCCGATGCGCCCAGAGGGTGTCCGAGTGGCGCGTATACCCCGCGACCCAGAACGGCGCCCCGCGCGCCTCGAGCACGCGACGCTGGGCGGCGTCGAGCGCGTGCAGCCGGGCGCGTCTCGACAGGGAGAGGGCGTCGAGCTCTCGGGGATCGCTCAGCGGCGGGACGTCGAGCGCCGCCATCTCGCGATCGAGCGCCTCGATCTCGGCGAGGCGCTCCTCCGGCAGCAGGATCCCGGCCTCCGCCCGCAGCTGGGGCGCGAGGGCGCGCGCGTCGACGAGCGAGAGGTCGGACTTCCAGTCGTCGAGCTGCTGGAACTCCGGAAAGCCCGCGTCGGACCCGAGCGCCACGTGGAGCGCGCCTCCGAACGACAGGCTCGCCCGAGCGCGGACGCCGATCACCCCGGGGACGGCGAGGCGATCGACGTCGAGCCGGATGGGGCGATCGTGCGCGCGGGGATCCATCGGAGAGGTCTCGATACGCTATGCGGGCCCAGCGCGGGCTCCAAGCGCCCGACTTCATGAGCAGGACGCGCCTGGCACGTACCCGAGCCCGCCTTCCGCCGGGTCGGGTTGCATCTTCCGGTGGAGCCTCCGGGCGTCTAGCTTCGTGTGATGAGCACCTCGTCCCTCTCCAACCGCCGCTACACCCTGAAGGCGCGCCCCGAGGGCCCGCCGGACCGCAGCCATTTCGAGCTCCGCGAGGCTCCGGTCCGTGAGCCTGGCGATGGCGAAGTCCTCGTCCGCACACGCTACCTGTCCGTCGATCCGACGAACCGCCTCTGGATGAGCGACATGAAGCAGTACATGCCGCCCGTGAACCAGGGCGAGGTGATGCGCGCGGTCGGCGTCGGCGTCGTCGAGCGCTCCCGTCACCCCGACTATAACGCGGGAGACCTCGTGTCCGGCCTCCTCGGCTGGCAGGACTACAACGTCGCGGCTCCCGGCGAACTCGCCCTCACGCGCTTGCCCGCGCTGGACGTCCCGCTCGGCGCCTTCCTCTGCCCCCTTCACATAACCGGCGGCTTCACCGCCTACGTCGGCCTCTTCGATATCGCGCAGCCGAGGCCCGGCGAGACCATCGTCGTGTCCGCCGCCGCCGGCTCCGTGGGCTCCCTGGTCGGCCAGATGGGCAAGATCGCTGGCTGTCGCGTGGTGGGCATTGCCGGCAGCGACGCCGGGTGCCGCTATGTGACCGAGGAGCTCGGCTTCGACGCCTGCATCAATTACCGCACCGAGGATGTCGCGGCGGCGCTCGATCGCGCGTGTCCGAATGGCGTCGACATCGATTTCGAGAACGCGGGCGGCGACATCCTCGACACCGTGCTGGACAAGATGAACCTCTTCGGCAGGGTCACGGTCTGCGGCCTCATCTCGACCTACAACGACAAGCAGCCCCGCCCGGGCCCTGTGCGCTTCCCGCTCATCCTGATGCAGCGTCTCCGGGTGCAGGGCTTCGTCATCCTCGATCATCAAGCACGCTTCCCCGAGGCCTTCGAGAAGATCTACGGCTGGATCAAGGAGGGCAGGATCACCTGGCGCGAGCGCGTGGTGGAGGGCCTCGAGAACGCCCCGGATGCGCTCGCGATGCTCTTCCAGCCGAACAAGATTGGAAAGCTGCTGATCAAGGTCTCCGAGTAGTCGGCCAGGCCGGCGAACGCCCATGTCGACGAGGCGCGGCAGGGCGGTGAAGCACAAGGGCCAAGTCCCTGATGGGGATAGGCGCCGTCGCTGCGATTCGCGCGCTGATGGCCGGGACATCAATCCACACCTCCGGCGACGAGCTCCGTCCCTGCGGGCCGGTCAGCTCAGCGAGATGTCGAGCTCACAAGGAGACTACCGCAGCCCCCCCGGCGGATCCGGCTCCCGCAGCGCGATCAGCGCCGGCGAGAGCTGCACCGGGTACCTCGCCGGCGCGCGCAGGAGCGCGACCGCGTCCGGCAGCAGCTGGCGCGCCGCCAGGGAGCGCTCGCGCCCGGCGCTCGCCGGCTCGGGCGACTCGAGCGCGCGCCCGCCGCGCATCGCCGCGCGCGCGAGCGGGGCGAGCCGCGCGGCCCCGAGCGCGCGCGGCGCCAGCATCCGCTCGTGCGCGAGGTGGATCACGTCGAAGGCCGCGCGCCCCGCCTCGTCGTAGTAGCGCGCCACCATCTTCCGCCCCGCGATCACGTCGCCGCGATCGCTCGTGCCCTGCCGGAGCGCCCACGCGCCCGACTCCTCGAGCGCCACGAGCTCGCAGCGCGCCGCCGGCAGCCCCTCGGCGGCCTCCGCGAGCCCCGACGCGACCCAGGCGCCCGCGCTCGCGCCCACGCGCCTCGCCTCGAGGAGCAGCGCCTCCTCGTCCTGGCCCCCGAGGTCGACCATCCGATCGGCGTACCAGGGCCAGCTGCCCTCGAGCGGGGACGGCGGCGGCGCGAGCTCGCCGAGGTCGATCCCCGCCTCGCAGCGGAACGGGATGCCGAGCGCCGTGGCCGCGAGCGCGCTCGTCGTCGCCGCGGCGCCGCCCACGTGCGCCGCGCGGGCGAGCGCGAGCGCCTCGTCGGCGAACGGCACGCTGGCCGACGACCCGTCGACGATGTCGCCGCCGCCCGCCGCGATGTGGAGCCGCGCGGCCCGCGTCGCCACGGCCGTGCCGCGGCGGAGCGCCGGGACGAGCAGCGCGCCCACGAGCAGCGCCTCGACGAACGGCCCCTCCACCGAGGCGACGGGCGTCCCAGGGAAGGCGATCGTCCCGTCGGGCATCGCGTCGATGTCGACGGAGATCGGCGCGCCGGCGAGCCGCTCCTCGAGCGCGTCGCTCAGGCCGCACGCCGCGCGCGCCGCGGAGACCGCCGCCGCGTCGAAGCGCGCTCCGTCCACGGCGAGCGCCTCGAGCGCCGCCTCTACGCCAGCGACCACGAGGAAGCCCGTGTGGGTCGGCATCGCCGTGAAGGCGAGCTCGAAGCTCGCGCGCCGATCGGCGACCCCCGCGTGGACGAGGCGATCGGCGTCGAGCAGCGCGCGTCCATCGCGGAGCAGCGGGCTCGCTCGCAGCAGGGCCGCCGGCATCGGCCTCGCTCAGAGCCGCTCGGCCAGCATCCGCGTGCCGGCGACCGTAGAGCCCTCGTCGAAGAGGAACGGCAGCATCACGGTGGGCAGGTCGAGGTCGCGGCGCAGGCGGGCCAGGCTCTCGCGCTGCACCGACTCGCGGATCGCCCGCCGCGCGCCCGCCACGAAGGCGCTCTCGACGGTGTCCGCGGCGCGCGCCGGCGCCTGGATGTCGAGGCGCGCAGGGTCGACGAGGAGCGCCCGCTGCTCCTCGGGCGAGAACAGCGCCGGCAGCACGCCGTTGATGATCACCCGGTGGACGGGCAGGCCAAGGTCGCCTCGGACCTCCGCCACGAGCTCGACGGTCTCCGTGGCCGGCATCTCCTCCGGCAGCGTCACCACGACGACCCCGCTCCGCGCGGGATCCCTGAACATCGCCCACGCCGCCTCGGCGTCCCGGCGCAGGATGCCCGGCGGCGCCACGTCGAGGATCACCTTCGGCACCCGCAGCATGTCCACCCCGTGCCCCGTCGCGGGCGCGTCGAGCAGGACCACATCGAAGCGGTTGGAGCCGTCCGGGAGCAGCTCCGTCGTGTGGAACCACGCCTTGCCGAGCATCGCCCACTCGAACAGCCCGGGCACCGCGCGGAAGAAGGTGCGCGTGTACTTGTTGTCGAAGACGAGATCGGCCGCGGCGCGCACCTTCAGGACCATCTCGCCGTACTCCCGGAGGGCCCTGTCCGGCGAGATGTTCACCGCCCACACGCGCTGGCCGACCTGCATCACCTCAGGGCCGATCGGCTTCGAGCCGAGGATGGCGGAGAGCCGCTCCTTCGTGTGGCACATCGCGACGAGGACGCGCTTGCCGCGGGCCGCGAAGGCCAGGGCGAGGGCCCCCGAGATCGTCGTCTTCCCGACGCCTCCCTTGCCGGTCACGAACAGGAAGCGCCGGCGCTCGAGCTCCGGCAGGCCATGGCCGAGCACGCCCGCTTCTGAGGCTTGATGGACGCTGGTCATTCCTCGCCAGCGGAGTTACGCGCAAGCTCAGGCGAAGGCAACCCGGATCAAGGAAACGGGCTCTGCTATGCATCGCTCATGCGCATCACCGAGCGACACCTCGAACCGCTGAACCGACGCTTCCAAGGCGCGTCACCCGTGGAGCTCCTCCGCTTCGTCCGCGATTCCTTCGGCCCGCGCGCGGCCATCATGAGCAGCATGCAGCGCGCCGGGACCGCGCTGTGCCACATGGCCGACCGCGCCGGGCTCTCCTTCGACGTGATCTTCGTCGACACCGGCGTGCTCCACGCCGAGACGCTCGCCACCCGCGACGAGCTCGCGCGGACCCACCCGAACCTGCGCGTCGTCACGCTCTCGCCCGAGCGCACCTTCGCGCAGCAGACGCGCGAGGAAGGGCTGCTCTACCTCTCGAAGGAGGGCCAGGAGCGCTGCTGCGACCTCCGCAAATCGGCCCCGCTGAGCGCCATCCGGGGCCGCTACGACGCGCTCGTCGCGGCGCTGCGGCGGGGCGAGGGC comes from the Sorangium aterium genome and includes:
- the tsaE gene encoding tRNA (adenosine(37)-N6)-threonylcarbamoyltransferase complex ATPase subunit type 1 TsaE is translated as MRIELPSRRSTIRLARALAGRLAGGDLVVLAGDLGAGKTFFARALCRALGVPPALPITSPTFTLVHEHEGRVPIAHADAYRLGGASSAEDARDDAAAELAQLGLRERRAEGALVVVEWGEPFVEALGGDALLIRLAAPEDPAAPGRAAEIRATGARSGEVLAAVDDELRRGSVGSRGAGPGAA
- a CDS encoding MlaE family ABC transporter permease → MKEGAETSHGQLLNRALEPVLAFLDNIGNIVTLTFQTIVWLVRPPFRPAQFLAAMDFMGAQSVFIVGLTGVFSGMVVTLQTSYALRAFSAEGRVGGLVAVSLARELAPVFSAIMVTARAGSAMAAELGNMRVTEQIDAIATMGVSPVQYLLSPRLFAATVMLPLLCILYTSVGMCGSYLVAVLWLGGDAGAFFQSIRDFALPKDISMGLIKACVFGFIVSSISCRHGFYASGGARGVGVATTRAVVESCVTVLVTNYILTQLLLDM
- a CDS encoding NADP-dependent oxidoreductase, with product MSTSSLSNRRYTLKARPEGPPDRSHFELREAPVREPGDGEVLVRTRYLSVDPTNRLWMSDMKQYMPPVNQGEVMRAVGVGVVERSRHPDYNAGDLVSGLLGWQDYNVAAPGELALTRLPALDVPLGAFLCPLHITGGFTAYVGLFDIAQPRPGETIVVSAAAGSVGSLVGQMGKIAGCRVVGIAGSDAGCRYVTEELGFDACINYRTEDVAAALDRACPNGVDIDFENAGGDILDTVLDKMNLFGRVTVCGLISTYNDKQPRPGPVRFPLILMQRLRVQGFVILDHQARFPEAFEKIYGWIKEGRITWRERVVEGLENAPDALAMLFQPNKIGKLLIKVSE
- a CDS encoding ArsA family ATPase; translation: MLGHGLPELERRRFLFVTGKGGVGKTTISGALALAFAARGKRVLVAMCHTKERLSAILGSKPIGPEVMQVGQRVWAVNISPDRALREYGEMVLKVRAAADLVFDNKYTRTFFRAVPGLFEWAMLGKAWFHTTELLPDGSNRFDVVLLDAPATGHGVDMLRVPKVILDVAPPGILRRDAEAAWAMFRDPARSGVVVVTLPEEMPATETVELVAEVRGDLGLPVHRVIINGVLPALFSPEEQRALLVDPARLDIQAPARAADTVESAFVAGARRAIRESVQRESLARLRRDLDLPTVMLPFLFDEGSTVAGTRMLAERL
- a CDS encoding phosphoadenylyl-sulfate reductase translates to MRITERHLEPLNRRFQGASPVELLRFVRDSFGPRAAIMSSMQRAGTALCHMADRAGLSFDVIFVDTGVLHAETLATRDELARTHPNLRVVTLSPERTFAQQTREEGLLYLSKEGQERCCDLRKSAPLSAIRGRYDALVAALRRGEGGARAKVAPFGLDPANNTLRVHPFASLTGEELDAYFAAHEDAIENPLHGMGFRTIGCFPCTTPVLPDEPERAGRWRHLASVEYCGINPVDRGDTDGGVDLDDRYERLFAA